From Callithrix jacchus isolate 240 chromosome 15, calJac240_pri, whole genome shotgun sequence, one genomic window encodes:
- the LOC100407499 gene encoding small ribosomal subunit protein eS10 → MLMPKKNRIAIYELLFKEGVMVAKKDVHMPKHPELADKNMPNLHVMKAMQSLKSRGYVKEQFAWRHFYWYLTNEGIQYLRDYLHLPPEIVPATLRRSRPETGRPRPKGLEGERPARLTRGEADRDTYRRSAVPPGADKKAEAGAGSATEFQFRGGFGRGRGQPPQ, encoded by the coding sequence ATGTTGATGCCTAAGAAGAACCGGATTGCCATTTATGAGCTCCTTTTTAAGGAGGGAGTCATGGTGGCCAAGAAGGATGTCCACATGCCTAAGCACCCAGAGCTGGCGGACAAGAACATGCCCAACCTTCATGTCATGAAGGCCATGCAGTCTCTCAAATCCCGAGGCTACGTGAAGGAACAGTTTGCCTGGAGACATTTCTACTGGTACCTTACCAATGAGGGTATCCAGTATCTCCGTGATTACCTCCATCTGCCCCCAGAGATCGTGCCTGCCACCCTACGCCGCAGCCGTCCAGAGACAGGCAGGCCTCGGCCTAAAGGTCTGGAAGGTGAGCGACCTGCAAGACTGACAAGAGGGGAAGCTGACAGAGATACCTACAGACGGAGTGCTGTGCCACCTGGTGCTGACAAGAAAGCCGAGGCGGGGGCTGGGTCAGCAACCGAATTCCAGTTTAGAGGCGGATTTGGTCGTGGACGTGGTCAGCCACCTCAGTAA